A single region of the Acidobacteriota bacterium genome encodes:
- a CDS encoding lipoprotein-releasing ABC transporter permease subunit, translating to MPYELFLALRYLVARRKQAFLSLISVISTIGVAVGVMALIIALALMTGLQGELRDRIVGASPHIYVWQAGEGISDAQADMRRVKEVPRVTGASPIVLGKALITAGEEQAFITVKGIDPETEGEVTDVRERMRQGTLQAVGVVPDEGLAGIAIGQTLAEQLRVSIGDTVTVMTPEGPLSPFGPTMGSRRLQVVGIYALGLYEFDAAYGFVSLPTAQRLLARDRPDFIEVRVDDMYAAPVVASAIVAALGNTYVTQDWAQMNQSLFSALWLEKIAISITIGLIVMVAALNIVASLVLLVMEKSRDIAILKTMGAAARSITIVFMLQGLIIGTIGTTVGAAAGLAVAWVLDTYQLIKVPMDVYQVAHVPFKVQPHDFVIVVLAALVICFVATIYPSRQASRLDPAQALRYQ from the coding sequence ATGCCCTATGAACTCTTCCTGGCGCTCCGGTACCTCGTCGCCCGGCGCAAGCAGGCGTTCCTCTCGCTGATTTCGGTGATTTCGACGATCGGCGTCGCCGTCGGCGTGATGGCGCTCATCATCGCGCTGGCGCTGATGACGGGGCTTCAGGGCGAACTGCGCGACCGGATCGTCGGGGCGTCGCCGCACATCTACGTGTGGCAGGCGGGTGAAGGCATCAGCGACGCACAGGCCGACATGCGCCGCGTGAAAGAGGTGCCGCGCGTGACGGGCGCGTCACCCATCGTGCTCGGCAAGGCGCTCATCACGGCCGGCGAGGAGCAGGCGTTCATCACCGTCAAGGGCATCGATCCGGAGACCGAAGGCGAGGTCACCGACGTGCGCGAGCGCATGCGGCAGGGCACGCTGCAGGCCGTGGGCGTGGTGCCCGACGAGGGCCTGGCCGGCATCGCGATCGGGCAGACGCTGGCCGAACAGCTCCGCGTGTCCATCGGCGACACGGTCACCGTCATGACGCCGGAAGGGCCCCTCTCTCCCTTCGGCCCGACGATGGGGAGCCGGCGGCTGCAGGTGGTGGGAATCTACGCGCTGGGGCTGTACGAGTTCGATGCCGCTTACGGATTCGTGTCGCTCCCGACGGCGCAGCGGCTGCTGGCCCGCGATCGCCCCGACTTCATCGAGGTGCGCGTGGACGACATGTACGCCGCACCGGTCGTCGCGTCGGCCATCGTCGCCGCGCTCGGCAACACCTACGTGACGCAGGACTGGGCGCAGATGAACCAGTCGCTGTTCTCCGCGCTCTGGCTGGAGAAGATCGCCATCTCCATCACCATCGGCCTCATCGTCATGGTGGCGGCGCTCAACATCGTGGCGTCGCTGGTGCTGCTCGTGATGGAGAAGAGCCGCGACATCGCCATCCTGAAGACCATGGGCGCCGCCGCCCGCAGCATCACCATCGTGTTCATGCTGCAGGGGCTGATCATCGGGACGATCGGCACGACGGTGGGCGCAGCGGCGGGCCTCGCCGTGGCGTGGGTGCTCGACACGTATCAGCTGATCAAGGTGCCGATGGACGTCTACCAGGTGGCGCACGTGCCGTTCAAGGTGCAGCCGCACGATTTCGTGATCGTCGTCCTCGCGGCGCTGGTGATCTGCTTTGTCGCGACGATCTACCCGTCGCGACAGGCCTCGCGCCTCGACCCCGCGCAGGCCCTGCGGTATCAGTAG